The DNA region ATCATGGCCGCGCCGACCCGAACCCCCGCCGTCGGACCGGGTGCGTGCAGGGCGAGCAGCGTCGGTCCGCTTCCGCTGATCGTGACCCCGAACGCTCCCGCGCGCGTTCCCGCTTCGACGGCGCGCTCGAACGCGGGAATCAGACGCGCGCGATGCGGCACATGGTACACGTCCTGGAGCGCGTCGTCCAAGAGGTCCACGCGTCCGGTC from Candidatus Eisenbacteria bacterium includes:
- a CDS encoding homoserine kinase, encoding TGRVDLLDDALQDVYHVPHRARLIPAFERAVEAGTRAGAFGVTISGSGPTLLALHAPGPTAGVRVGAAMIREFARAGVHARAIPGLIAARGAVSRTLG